Proteins co-encoded in one Symmachiella macrocystis genomic window:
- a CDS encoding PilZ domain-containing protein → MMPVANDLRRFPRFFYPASALLSSEQTLPALPRDIGRSVVLTKDLSRTGIALLHTDQFYPGEVLKLWLPCGEKQLLVVRCKQTAEACFEAAGFFV, encoded by the coding sequence ATGATGCCGGTCGCAAACGATCTGCGCCGATTCCCCCGGTTTTTCTATCCCGCCTCTGCGCTATTGAGTAGTGAGCAGACGCTCCCCGCCCTGCCCCGCGACATTGGCCGCTCTGTGGTGCTAACGAAGGACCTGTCCCGCACCGGCATTGCTCTGTTGCACACCGACCAGTTCTACCCGGGCGAGGTGTTGAAATTGTGGCTGCCTTGCGGTGAGAAGCAATTGCTGGTCGTCCGCTGCAAGCAAACAGCCGAAGCCTGCTTCGAAGCGGCCGGTTTTTTCGTCTAA
- a CDS encoding HD-GYP domain-containing protein: MTSAVCLTSVKPPKPERRYVSIPIATLDPSSCYQLDLYEEHGTEGQYRLFRGRDFPLTEEDLKKLRVRGVKRLYIRTGEQQVYQSYLRENLSTFIENESLPATQRFQILNQVTQDCLQETFERGDVSETVEASRDMGRHTVNLMNRADLVAHDVFSMIKHDFHTFTHSANVCSYSVMLAKGIGIVAEEQLEEIATGALLHDVGKIGIPYELLTKPDRLSDEERELIQSHPTVGFARLCRREKLSWGQLMMVYQHHERMDGKGYPVGVKGDEIHPWGQLCAIVDIFDALTSDRPYHRGQHITEVLAYLERESGRGLDSGMVKCWTSIMSQNC; this comes from the coding sequence GTGACGAGCGCTGTTTGCCTCACTTCTGTAAAACCGCCGAAGCCCGAGCGGCGATACGTCTCGATTCCGATTGCTACTTTGGATCCGTCCAGTTGCTATCAACTCGATCTCTATGAAGAGCATGGCACAGAGGGCCAGTACCGGCTGTTTCGCGGCCGCGATTTTCCGCTGACCGAGGAGGATTTGAAGAAGCTTCGTGTACGGGGCGTTAAGCGGTTGTACATCCGTACCGGGGAACAACAGGTCTACCAGAGTTATTTGCGGGAAAACCTATCAACTTTTATCGAAAACGAGAGCCTTCCAGCCACGCAACGTTTTCAAATTCTCAATCAGGTCACACAGGATTGTCTGCAGGAGACTTTTGAGCGTGGAGATGTGTCGGAAACCGTTGAGGCGTCGCGCGATATGGGGCGGCATACGGTCAATCTGATGAATCGGGCCGACTTGGTGGCTCACGATGTGTTCTCCATGATCAAACACGATTTCCATACCTTCACGCATTCGGCCAATGTGTGCAGTTACAGCGTCATGTTGGCCAAGGGCATAGGGATCGTCGCTGAGGAGCAGCTGGAAGAAATCGCGACGGGGGCTTTGTTGCACGATGTGGGCAAGATCGGCATACCTTATGAACTCTTGACCAAACCAGACAGACTCAGCGACGAAGAGCGCGAACTGATTCAAAGTCACCCTACGGTCGGATTTGCCCGGCTTTGTCGCCGGGAGAAATTGTCGTGGGGCCAATTGATGATGGTGTATCAGCACCACGAACGAATGGATGGAAAAGGTTATCCGGTTGGGGTGAAAGGTGATGAGATTCACCCTTGGGGGCAGTTATGCGCCATCGTTGATATTTTCGATGCGCTCACCAGCGACCGGCCGTATCATCGAGGGCAACATATCACGGAAGTCCTGGCGTATCTCGAAAGAGAGTCGGGCCGTGGTCTAGATTCGGGGATGGTCAAATGTTGGACGTCAATCATGTCCCAGAATTGCTAA